In one window of Nocardia brasiliensis DNA:
- a CDS encoding MlaE family ABC transporter permease produces MTEIPATYRPFGRAVRFAERGTRPPLTLLESLGHQLTFVAQVLAAVPHTLRSYRRQTMLTLTDITWGSGNIIVGGGTVAVLIFLGVAVGGSIGVEGFTALNMVGMGPLTGFVSAYANTREMAPMVAAIGFAAQAGCRMTAEIGAMRISEEIDALEAIGIRPIPFVVTTRVIAGMITIVPLYLLTLILSYLSCAVVVNVLHGQSSGTYYHYFDAFLQPGDVVASLLKATVFVVMIILIHGYQGFYATGGPEGVGRASGRAIRASLVLVVVADMILTIVFWGLDVGIRISG; encoded by the coding sequence ATGACCGAGATTCCCGCCACGTACCGCCCGTTCGGCAGGGCCGTGCGCTTCGCCGAGCGCGGCACCCGGCCACCGCTGACGCTGCTCGAATCACTCGGGCATCAGCTGACATTCGTCGCCCAGGTGCTCGCCGCCGTACCGCACACGCTGCGCAGCTATCGCAGGCAGACCATGCTCACCCTCACCGATATCACCTGGGGCAGCGGCAATATCATCGTCGGCGGCGGCACCGTCGCGGTGCTGATCTTCCTCGGCGTCGCGGTCGGCGGCTCGATCGGCGTCGAGGGCTTCACGGCGCTGAACATGGTCGGTATGGGCCCGCTCACCGGATTCGTCTCGGCCTACGCCAACACCAGGGAGATGGCCCCGATGGTCGCGGCCATCGGCTTCGCGGCCCAGGCAGGCTGCCGGATGACCGCCGAGATCGGCGCGATGCGCATCTCGGAGGAGATCGACGCGCTGGAGGCCATCGGCATCCGGCCGATTCCGTTCGTGGTGACCACCAGGGTGATCGCGGGCATGATCACCATCGTCCCGCTCTACCTGCTGACGCTGATCCTCAGCTATCTGTCCTGTGCGGTCGTGGTCAATGTGCTGCACGGTCAGTCCTCGGGCACCTATTACCACTATTTCGACGCCTTCCTCCAACCCGGCGACGTGGTCGCCTCGCTGCTCAAGGCGACGGTGTTCGTGGTGATGATCATCCTGATCCACGGTTACCAGGGCTTCTACGCGACCGGCGGGCCCGAGGGCGTCGGCCGGGCATCGGGGCGGGCGATCCGCGCCAGCCTGGTGCTCGTGGTGGTCGCGGACATGATCCTGACGATCGTGTTCTGGGGTCTCGATGTCGGAATCAGGATCTCGGGGTGA
- a CDS encoding MlaE family ABC transporter permease: MAHWGFALVLNSLRTFGRTLQLAVAAFGYLISDLLKLRHPWRDTLQQGWFIVSVTAIPAVLVAIPFGVIVSVQVGSLTQQVGATSVAGAAGGLGVIRQGAPMVTALLLGGAAGSAIASDLGARTIREEVDALRTMGIDPVRRLVAPRLAAMIVLTPLLCVLIIFMGVFTGYVVAVGFQGVTPGSYLSSFAAFATMADLGVAIAKSIVFGVIVLIVACQRGLEATHGPKGVANAVNAAVVIGVIAAFGVNLVITQLVSMFLPQKVG, from the coding sequence TTGGCGCACTGGGGATTCGCTCTCGTCCTCAACAGCCTGCGCACCTTCGGCCGGACCTTGCAGCTGGCCGTCGCGGCCTTCGGCTACCTGATCAGCGACCTGCTCAAGCTTCGACATCCGTGGCGCGACACGCTCCAGCAGGGCTGGTTCATCGTCAGCGTCACCGCGATACCGGCGGTGCTGGTGGCGATTCCGTTCGGCGTGATCGTCTCGGTCCAGGTGGGCAGCCTGACCCAGCAGGTGGGCGCCACCTCGGTGGCAGGCGCGGCGGGCGGACTCGGCGTGATCCGCCAGGGCGCGCCGATGGTGACCGCGCTGCTGCTCGGCGGCGCGGCGGGCTCGGCGATCGCCTCCGATCTGGGCGCGCGCACCATCCGTGAGGAAGTAGATGCCTTGCGCACCATGGGCATCGACCCGGTGCGGCGATTGGTCGCACCGCGGCTGGCGGCCATGATCGTGCTCACGCCGCTGCTCTGCGTGCTCATCATCTTCATGGGGGTGTTCACCGGTTACGTGGTGGCCGTCGGCTTTCAAGGGGTGACGCCGGGCAGCTACCTGTCCTCGTTCGCGGCGTTCGCGACCATGGCCGATCTCGGGGTGGCGATCGCGAAGTCCATCGTCTTCGGCGTGATCGTGCTGATCGTCGCGTGCCAGCGCGGTCTGGAGGCGACGCACGGTCCGAAGGGAGTCGCGAACGCGGTGAACGCCGCCGTGGTGATCGGGGTGATCGCGGCGTTCGGCGTGAATCTCGTGATCACCCAGCTCGTTTCGATGTTCCTGCCGCAGAAGGTGGGTTGA